A single region of the Flammeovirga agarivorans genome encodes:
- a CDS encoding MalY/PatB family protein codes for MKYDFDQIINREGYSTVKYDLREVIFNEKDIIPLWVADMDFATAPEIVDALQKRVSHPIYGYTLQNDEFWNAIINWTYKRHQWKVIKNELVFVPGIVPGLGMLVQALTNVNDKVALFSPVYPPFYENIEKNKRELVNIPLINNDNYYSIDFGTFEDELKKGCKLLMFCNPHNPSGRVWKKEELEKLLDLCDQYDCNIISDEIHADLTLFGNKHVPFASLSAIAEKRVITCMAPSKTFNLAGLNCAYLIFKNPKIKSLYLDEVKHMHLDFGGTIGTEALKAAYNHGEDWYQELLKYIEGNIKYVQEELKDTPIKIMPIEATYLLWLDCRGINESASMIVNFFHQKAKVGVQDGRHFGYTGAGFMRLNTACPRSVLEEAIKRIKGNLE; via the coding sequence GAGAAGTAATATTCAACGAAAAAGATATTATTCCTTTATGGGTAGCAGATATGGATTTTGCTACTGCTCCAGAAATTGTTGATGCTCTTCAAAAAAGAGTCTCGCACCCTATATATGGATACACTTTACAAAATGATGAGTTTTGGAATGCAATCATAAATTGGACCTATAAGAGACATCAATGGAAAGTCATCAAAAATGAGTTGGTGTTTGTTCCTGGTATTGTTCCGGGTTTAGGTATGTTAGTACAAGCTTTGACAAATGTGAATGATAAAGTAGCGTTATTCTCTCCGGTATACCCTCCATTTTATGAAAATATCGAGAAAAACAAACGCGAGCTAGTCAATATCCCACTTATCAATAATGATAATTATTACTCTATAGATTTTGGTACATTTGAGGACGAATTAAAAAAGGGCTGCAAGCTTCTTATGTTTTGTAATCCTCATAACCCCTCGGGTAGAGTTTGGAAAAAGGAAGAATTGGAAAAACTATTAGACCTTTGTGATCAATACGATTGTAATATTATTTCTGATGAAATCCATGCCGACCTTACTCTATTTGGCAATAAACATGTTCCATTTGCATCATTATCTGCAATCGCTGAAAAAAGAGTGATCACATGCATGGCTCCGTCTAAAACATTTAATCTAGCTGGTTTAAACTGTGCTTATTTAATCTTTAAAAACCCAAAAATCAAAAGCTTATACCTTGATGAAGTAAAACATATGCATCTAGATTTTGGAGGAACAATTGGAACCGAAGCATTAAAAGCTGCTTATAACCATGGTGAAGATTGGTATCAGGAACTTTTAAAATATATAGAAGGAAATATCAAATATGTTCAAGAAGAATTAAAAGATACACCCATCAAAATAATGCCTATTGAGGCGACTTATTTATTATGGTTAGATTGTCGAGGTATTAATGAAAGTGCTTCAATGATTGTCAACTTTTTTCACCAAAAGGCAAAAGTTGGCGTTCAGGATGGAAGACATTTTGGATACACTGGAGCAGGGTTTATGCGATTAAATACGGCATGCCCCAGATCAGTACTAGAAGAAGCTATAAAAAGAATAAAAGGGAATTTAGAATAG
- a CDS encoding PCMD domain-containing protein, giving the protein MKLTFKLLSLGLSSLLLFSCDSDSDDTPQAEPYFEDNLSLDTWEVTEFGADKTYETPIGWETSNPGTSFLSFVNTTQETSDVVSGSSARMETIAIPLTGIAAATVYTGKFQLNTSDPAQSAILGVEYTKRPKSMSFNYKYTPGDEYLQFDGAVSSPVEGAVDSCLVYMYLQKREGESIQRIGTAAMQHSDTVTEWTKEKLEVIYGEIENPVPGFRLRPEETGWADADATPTHVIITFTSTSAGDYFRGAIGSVLMVDDISIEY; this is encoded by the coding sequence ATGAAATTAACCTTCAAGCTCTTAAGTCTAGGCCTATCATCTTTATTATTATTTAGCTGTGACAGTGATAGTGACGACACTCCACAAGCTGAACCTTATTTTGAAGATAATTTAAGTCTCGATACTTGGGAAGTAACAGAATTTGGAGCAGACAAAACTTACGAAACACCCATCGGTTGGGAAACTTCAAACCCCGGAACATCTTTTTTAAGCTTTGTAAATACCACTCAGGAAACAAGTGATGTTGTTAGTGGAAGTTCTGCTAGAATGGAAACTATTGCTATTCCTTTAACTGGTATTGCAGCAGCAACAGTATATACAGGGAAATTTCAATTGAATACTTCTGACCCCGCTCAAAGTGCTATCCTTGGCGTAGAGTATACAAAGAGACCTAAATCGATGTCTTTTAATTACAAATACACTCCTGGAGATGAATATTTACAATTTGATGGTGCGGTAAGCTCACCTGTAGAAGGTGCTGTTGACTCTTGCCTAGTCTATATGTACCTACAAAAAAGAGAAGGAGAGTCTATTCAAAGAATCGGTACAGCTGCTATGCAACATAGTGATACTGTAACAGAATGGACAAAAGAAAAATTAGAGGTGATTTATGGTGAGATTGAGAACCCTGTACCAGGTTTTCGTTTAAGACCTGAAGAAACGGGTTGGGCTGATGCAGACGCTACTCCTACTCACGTGATCATTACTTTTACATCAACTTCGGCTGGAGACTATTTCAGAGGCGCTATCGGTAGTGTACTAATGGTTGATGATATCTCTATTGAATATTAA
- a CDS encoding porin family protein encodes MKFIYLWVALFSVTFFTSSLQAQTSEEQNNEKSLVWGGRFSINFGASVPLYFQDIPKRYSWSTTFNPSVGAYVEIPLKEDRKSVHIELIYTRKGNSTEATVENRYFKVSDNYQGYVTGDVQTNISLNYIEIPIQFKTNLSKKDNGWYAIAGLYVAAMVSGTFDGILYAGGTLEDIVGSSTEIGRDTPYDYSSDLVNFDWGAQFGIQKEIGDHFTVDTQIAWGFNGIFPRGYDTVDPNLFNLYGKVGVLYKIGK; translated from the coding sequence ATGAAATTTATATATCTATGGGTCGCACTTTTTAGTGTGACCTTTTTCACATCTTCACTTCAGGCACAAACTAGTGAAGAACAAAATAATGAAAAATCACTAGTTTGGGGAGGAAGGTTTAGCATTAACTTTGGTGCATCAGTACCACTCTATTTCCAGGATATTCCAAAAAGGTATTCTTGGTCTACAACATTCAACCCCTCAGTTGGAGCATATGTTGAAATTCCATTAAAAGAAGACCGAAAGTCTGTACATATTGAACTTATTTATACTAGAAAAGGAAATTCAACAGAAGCAACAGTAGAGAACCGTTACTTTAAGGTAAGCGATAATTATCAAGGTTATGTTACTGGTGATGTTCAAACCAATATCAGCCTAAACTATATTGAAATTCCTATTCAGTTTAAGACTAATCTTTCTAAAAAAGATAATGGTTGGTATGCTATCGCAGGTTTATATGTAGCTGCAATGGTCTCAGGAACATTTGATGGTATATTATACGCTGGTGGTACATTAGAAGATATTGTAGGTAGTAGTACTGAAATAGGAAGAGACACTCCCTATGATTATAGTTCAGATTTAGTCAATTTTGATTGGGGTGCCCAATTTGGTATTCAAAAAGAAATTGGTGATCACTTCACTGTCGACACCCAAATTGCTTGGGGATTTAATGGTATATTCCCAAGAGGGTATGACACCGTAGATCCAAACCTCTTTAATTTATATGGTAAAGTAGGTGTACTTTATAAAATTGGAAAATAA
- a CDS encoding MBL fold metallo-hydrolase, protein MKIEQIYTGCLAQGAYYIESKGEAVIIDPLRETKPYLEKATKEGAKIKYIFETHFHADFVSGHVSLAEETGAAIVFGPTAKTSYDAHIAEDGEVFNVGDITITVLHTPGHTQESSSFLLKDESGKDVALFSGDTLFIGDVGRPDLAVKSDLTQEDLAGLLFDSLRNKIMPLADDVVVYPAHGAGSACGKNMSKETHDTLGNQKKTNYALRADMTKAEFIKEVTTGLATPPQYFPKNVKLNKEGYENIDQILDRGNVALSPQLFEEIVNAEGALMLDTRAPQTFKDGFIPNSINIGVKGGFAPWVGALIVDLKQPIVIIADEGSEEEVITRLSRVGYDNTLGYLEGGINSWKAAGKEVDSIESISADEFKSRLANDINVIDARKNSEYISEHISNEKVVNKPLDHINTEWSDLDKEATYYIHCAGGYRSMIASSIMKSRGFDNIIDVKGGFKAIKEAGIETTEYVCPSTLL, encoded by the coding sequence ATGAAAATCGAACAAATTTACACAGGATGTTTAGCACAAGGTGCATATTATATTGAATCCAAAGGTGAGGCTGTTATCATCGACCCACTAAGAGAAACAAAGCCTTACTTAGAAAAAGCAACGAAAGAAGGAGCTAAAATTAAATACATTTTTGAAACTCACTTCCATGCTGACTTTGTATCTGGACATGTTTCTTTAGCAGAGGAAACAGGAGCTGCAATAGTTTTCGGACCAACAGCCAAAACATCATATGATGCACATATCGCAGAAGATGGAGAGGTGTTTAATGTAGGTGATATCACAATTACGGTTTTACATACTCCGGGACATACTCAAGAGTCTTCTTCTTTCTTGTTAAAAGATGAGAGTGGAAAAGATGTGGCCTTGTTTTCTGGAGATACATTATTTATCGGAGATGTGGGTAGACCGGATTTAGCCGTGAAGTCAGATTTAACACAAGAGGATCTTGCTGGTTTGCTATTTGACTCTCTTAGAAATAAAATCATGCCCCTTGCTGACGATGTAGTTGTATATCCTGCACATGGAGCAGGGTCAGCTTGTGGGAAAAATATGAGTAAAGAGACACATGATACTCTTGGTAATCAGAAAAAGACAAATTATGCTCTTAGAGCCGATATGACAAAAGCTGAATTTATCAAAGAGGTAACCACTGGTTTAGCTACTCCTCCTCAATATTTCCCTAAAAATGTAAAGTTAAACAAAGAGGGATACGAGAATATTGATCAAATTCTAGATAGAGGAAATGTTGCTTTAAGTCCTCAGTTGTTTGAAGAGATTGTAAATGCAGAAGGAGCATTGATGTTAGATACTAGAGCACCACAAACCTTTAAGGATGGCTTTATTCCTAATTCTATTAATATTGGAGTGAAAGGTGGATTCGCTCCTTGGGTAGGTGCGTTAATTGTCGACCTAAAGCAACCAATTGTAATTATTGCTGACGAAGGATCTGAAGAAGAAGTAATTACTAGGTTATCAAGAGTAGGTTACGATAATACTTTGGGATACTTAGAAGGTGGGATTAATTCATGGAAAGCTGCTGGAAAAGAAGTAGATTCTATTGAATCAATCTCTGCAGATGAATTTAAATCTCGTTTAGCAAATGATATTAATGTAATTGATGCTAGAAAAAACTCTGAGTATATTTCTGAACATATAAGTAATGAAAAAGTGGTCAACAAGCCTTTGGATCATATTAATACTGAATGGAGTGATCTAGATAAAGAGGCTACTTACTATATTCATTGTGCAGGAGGGTATCGTTCAATGATTGCCTCTTCTATTATGAAATCAAGAGGATTTGATAATATCATAGATGTGAAAGGAGGTTTCAAGGCCATTAAAGAAGCAGGAATTGAAACAACAGAATATGTTTGCCCATCAACTTTACTGTAG
- a CDS encoding SulP family inorganic anion transporter yields the protein MRNQYFIAPWLKNYKKEYLSGDISAGLTVGIMLIPQGMAYASLAGLPPVYGLYAAMIPQFTYSLLGTSRQVAVGPVAIDSMLIAAAVSSLAAVGTDQYISAVILLTLMIGLIQLFFGVIKFGFLVNFLSKPVISGFTSAAAFVIGIDQLNNFFGISVDHKSSTLITLFSTLKQFDQFNWYAVLIGISGILLIRLTKKFGKGIPGSLVAVIVGLVIMYSFNLEINVLGKIPSGFPEFSIPNITYDMVLKLLPSAFAIALIAYMESISVSKALQQRHKGEYEIDNNKEFIALGIGDIIGSFFGSFHGTGGFSRSAVNDQAGAKTNLASIISGVLLLVTLLFLTPFFESLPKAIIASIILVAVYGLIDTSYPKFLWKTKREDFYMLLFTFLITLLWGIQEGILSGMLLSLLLLVKRTATPHIAILGRLKGTEDYRNIQRFKDAEVREDVIVIRQDAQLYFANSSHFYDKIRCEIDQKKGDLKLLVLHFGSVSNIDTTALSSLEDLIYDLKQEGIRTYFSEVIGPVRDFFNRVGLTQRLGKDHFFLDVQSAIDYYDKKGNQLEIRRNFERAIQSNEFKERNI from the coding sequence ATGCGAAATCAATACTTTATAGCACCTTGGCTTAAGAATTATAAAAAAGAATATTTATCTGGCGATATATCTGCAGGTTTAACAGTAGGAATTATGCTTATTCCTCAAGGAATGGCATATGCTAGCTTGGCAGGGTTACCGCCGGTTTATGGCCTCTATGCAGCCATGATTCCTCAGTTTACTTATTCATTATTGGGGACTTCAAGACAAGTTGCTGTTGGGCCTGTTGCGATCGATTCTATGTTAATTGCAGCGGCAGTTTCCTCATTAGCTGCTGTAGGAACTGATCAATATATTTCTGCAGTTATATTATTAACGTTAATGATAGGACTGATTCAGTTGTTTTTCGGGGTGATCAAATTTGGCTTTCTAGTTAATTTCTTGAGTAAGCCAGTGATCAGCGGTTTTACTTCTGCAGCTGCCTTTGTGATAGGTATAGATCAGCTTAATAATTTCTTTGGGATATCTGTAGATCATAAATCGTCAACCTTGATAACATTGTTCTCTACGCTCAAGCAATTTGATCAATTTAATTGGTATGCAGTTTTAATAGGTATTAGTGGTATTTTATTAATACGATTAACAAAGAAATTCGGAAAAGGAATACCAGGGTCTTTGGTAGCAGTTATTGTTGGGTTAGTGATTATGTATTCTTTTAATTTGGAAATAAATGTGTTGGGAAAAATTCCAAGTGGATTTCCTGAATTTAGTATTCCTAACATTACATACGATATGGTTTTGAAATTGCTTCCATCAGCATTTGCCATAGCATTGATAGCATACATGGAATCAATTTCAGTAAGTAAAGCACTTCAACAAAGACATAAGGGAGAATACGAAATTGATAATAATAAAGAATTTATTGCTCTTGGAATAGGGGATATTATTGGATCTTTCTTTGGCTCTTTTCATGGTACAGGCGGGTTTAGTAGATCAGCTGTTAATGATCAGGCGGGAGCGAAAACAAATTTGGCAAGTATAATCAGTGGAGTTTTGTTATTAGTGACTTTGCTGTTTTTGACACCATTTTTTGAGTCACTTCCCAAAGCAATCATAGCCTCTATAATTTTAGTTGCAGTGTATGGACTTATAGATACTTCATACCCTAAATTTCTTTGGAAAACGAAAAGGGAAGATTTTTACATGCTTCTTTTTACTTTTCTTATTACCCTTTTATGGGGGATTCAGGAAGGGATTTTATCTGGAATGTTGTTAAGCCTTTTATTATTAGTGAAAAGAACAGCAACACCCCATATAGCGATACTAGGCAGGTTAAAGGGGACTGAAGACTATAGAAATATACAACGCTTTAAAGATGCTGAAGTGAGAGAGGATGTGATTGTTATTCGTCAGGATGCACAGCTTTATTTCGCAAATAGTAGTCATTTTTATGATAAAATAAGATGTGAAATTGATCAGAAAAAAGGCGATTTAAAATTGTTGGTTTTACATTTTGGATCAGTATCCAATATTGATACAACGGCATTATCCTCTTTAGAAGATTTGATTTATGATCTCAAACAAGAGGGAATTCGTACCTATTTTTCAGAGGTGATCGGTCCAGTGAGAGATTTCTTTAATCGGGTAGGTTTAACACAGAGATTAGGTAAGGATCACTTTTTCCTGGATGTACAATCAGCCATAGATTATTATGATAAAAAAGGTAATCAATTGGAAATAAGACGTAACTTTGAGCGCGCGATTCAGAGTAACGAATTTAAAGAGAGAAATATTTAA
- a CDS encoding T9SS type A sorting domain-containing protein, whose amino-acid sequence MNYKLKLSLLLSLLLLATFKVTYGQISTKSLFIKGEVLPSGIEQLKLISAGDSNFETILYATKSGEVFFESLEGEQIGKSTSNVLSSNGTSIYLDVKGSQALFHIHVNLMNMSYEVTELKGLSVLTKLDEYNSEWSTPMELLYSYKNKVLTFEVPYSFLLQDRYKIVADADKTLEWYGATVSNLSYTNQLNNNTDNGIITDFSFDFYYDLGISSISINNEKKHLVNSLSTTNNNVIILGTEYDNVGNKYVVGNCLDCDGDSVGYIQKNNGDKFLFSTTFQNKRGAFFQVSEDGEVISVLVNNNTENGITFNNVNYTVTNEDQLVLFVLNNDLTVNYTKKVFNSSNLGLIEKDGYDLSIDLENNIYTQLYLADSEVTVNEINETFGSESIIQLTKWDASGSHQWSKNLTFDQKSDFEASIMTTDRSGNIYVVGDLVTDGFQFDGSLSTYHVSNDLFALKIDTEFQIRNFSLFSQRNPEKLSTIYSIEGGQDQAFVTGVYYEGELINYYGYFESNNYSKGYFITSFHNERFDKFASFYLDDPSLINKENISIKADQFENYYAVVNTSSKTEIFMDQSDRMYINEFSSGVNVFKFYKDYVFKGYGRVRYEGINYTNLDIDLSNGIKINGNITGSGSVVYNEKSVESISSNNKTLQIDFELDPTTSFKDRHPILSSKELTIGGSSVTRSMLSVLNKRDNIFYGINYLKNDAGIYFMTDNGDKLSIDEQSNLIPSSTEYQLNGNGDYSSYYYTVDIYNKKVALHEITSVAYLPKVDDKLGTAVEISRVEHHSDKGIIKYISEEIALEHEFYFMLNGDTTLLIGDERTVDIRFPVRANKGQKAQLVFYIDYQYGYFSYEIITDMTSKINEVRYDSIYDYTAIESDIENNIYRFGSSIENQNTSNLQKLNSVGEVLINKNFSLGTVDEFGNNLKVDETSGNVILVLQNPNNASSFTYDNNEHSLMADSKSVIVYLDNELNLLNYSTSTGSSQDISVTTFDGLGYYAEYEHNDDIIYIHRLDTEKVEEVTFLTVNQIGSYYLITLTADKQGLLYLSGEFISKGISTEEGELEAFKNREVNSPLIAINSSDGSVKWAKSLISGQSGGGTGWPTGFQAGDNSVYITGWIYSNDTLFEGHLIPKDEGVEAGDFSNFVIKIDSEGIPVWSEFLPYDHKYGYNYGYTRLLVDDENLYYLLDIRSDVVTSGQESIYTTSTKEMYNALIKYSKDGNREKVTPLRPVFYSLKDMVKVNDQVIISGGITFENRYLNYQDHKYLHKEEEKLNYTLFIEDEYSFTPEPNDHLNEVTWEIDMQPLIEALLFEPDKDTLSININGVSVSLSRDVYSHKGNGIYTFVYNFEKGDITYELLVNGDKEDVSLNRSHTVSEGENLINVTYQFSNYQEFQDEHLVIENIDEEVIEIRVDETLFSSLTGLDKKFILIQANGESIPDYVIFDEETLTITIDVTKLPSGTRVKAIEELDLILVGSDELQNTVAVAIILSLEDYLDEIDGDITSLDNDLKNQIKVFPTKTEGVIHIQTTLTSYNVSVYDINGKLLFTESSKENMSIKTDGFSSGLLIVKISSNSGSYNYKVIN is encoded by the coding sequence ATGAACTACAAGCTCAAATTGTCGCTACTCTTGTCTTTACTGTTATTAGCTACTTTTAAAGTAACTTATGGACAAATTTCTACAAAATCACTTTTTATTAAAGGTGAAGTCTTGCCCTCTGGCATAGAACAATTAAAACTGATTTCAGCAGGAGACTCAAATTTCGAAACTATTCTTTATGCAACTAAAAGTGGAGAAGTATTTTTCGAAAGTCTAGAAGGAGAACAAATTGGGAAGAGTACATCAAACGTGTTATCTTCTAATGGAACCTCAATTTATTTAGATGTAAAAGGAAGTCAAGCATTGTTTCATATTCATGTGAACCTTATGAATATGAGTTATGAAGTCACAGAATTGAAAGGGCTTTCAGTATTGACAAAATTGGATGAATATAACTCTGAATGGAGTACTCCAATGGAATTATTGTATTCCTATAAAAACAAAGTACTCACCTTCGAAGTGCCGTATAGTTTTTTATTACAGGATAGATATAAAATCGTAGCAGATGCTGATAAAACCCTTGAATGGTATGGTGCTACTGTTTCTAATCTCTCTTATACGAATCAATTAAATAATAATACTGATAATGGTATAATAACAGACTTTTCCTTTGATTTTTATTATGATTTAGGGATTTCATCTATCTCAATAAATAATGAAAAGAAGCATTTGGTTAATAGTCTAAGCACAACTAATAATAATGTTATCATTCTAGGAACTGAATATGATAATGTTGGGAATAAATACGTTGTCGGAAATTGTTTAGATTGTGATGGCGATTCAGTAGGTTATATTCAAAAAAATAATGGTGATAAATTTCTTTTTAGTACAACGTTTCAAAATAAAAGGGGAGCTTTTTTTCAAGTAAGTGAAGACGGTGAAGTTATTTCAGTATTGGTAAATAATAACACAGAAAATGGCATCACATTTAATAACGTCAATTATACTGTAACTAATGAAGATCAGTTAGTACTGTTTGTGTTGAATAATGACCTAACCGTTAATTATACTAAGAAGGTCTTTAATTCTTCAAATTTAGGTCTTATAGAAAAAGATGGTTATGATTTGTCAATTGATTTAGAGAACAATATTTACACACAACTTTACCTTGCTGATAGTGAGGTTACAGTCAATGAAATAAATGAGACTTTTGGATCTGAGTCTATTATACAATTAACAAAATGGGACGCTTCAGGATCACATCAATGGAGTAAGAATTTAACATTTGATCAGAAATCTGATTTTGAAGCAAGTATAATGACCACTGATAGGTCTGGAAATATTTATGTAGTAGGAGACTTGGTAACAGATGGATTTCAGTTTGATGGTAGTTTAAGTACTTATCATGTAAGTAACGATTTATTTGCATTAAAGATTGATACTGAATTTCAAATCAGGAACTTTTCATTGTTTTCACAGAGAAACCCAGAAAAGTTATCAACAATCTATAGTATTGAAGGAGGACAAGATCAGGCATTTGTTACAGGTGTTTATTACGAAGGAGAATTAATTAACTATTATGGATATTTTGAATCCAATAATTATTCGAAAGGGTATTTCATTACGAGTTTTCATAATGAAAGATTTGATAAGTTTGCTTCATTCTATTTAGATGATCCATCTTTGATCAATAAGGAAAATATTTCGATAAAAGCAGATCAATTCGAAAACTATTATGCAGTAGTAAACACTTCATCAAAAACGGAAATATTCATGGATCAGTCTGATAGAATGTATATCAATGAATTTTCATCAGGTGTAAATGTTTTTAAATTTTATAAAGACTATGTGTTTAAAGGGTATGGTAGAGTACGTTATGAAGGGATAAATTATACAAATTTAGATATAGATCTTTCCAATGGAATAAAAATAAATGGGAATATAACAGGTTCAGGATCTGTTGTTTACAATGAGAAGTCAGTGGAGTCAATCAGTAGTAATAATAAAACGCTACAGATTGATTTTGAATTAGATCCAACTACTAGTTTTAAAGATAGACATCCAATTCTTTCATCAAAGGAACTAACTATTGGTGGATCTTCTGTTACAAGAAGTATGCTTTCCGTATTAAATAAGAGAGACAATATTTTTTATGGAATCAATTACTTAAAAAATGATGCAGGCATCTATTTTATGACTGATAACGGAGATAAACTTTCAATTGATGAACAGTCTAATTTAATTCCTTCAAGTACAGAATATCAACTTAATGGTAATGGTGATTATTCTTCTTATTATTATACCGTTGATATTTACAATAAAAAAGTGGCACTTCATGAAATCACCTCAGTAGCCTACCTACCTAAAGTTGATGATAAACTGGGTACAGCAGTTGAAATTAGTAGGGTGGAACATCATTCTGATAAAGGAATTATCAAATATATTTCAGAAGAAATAGCTCTTGAACATGAATTCTATTTTATGCTGAATGGTGATACTACTCTTTTAATTGGTGATGAAAGGACAGTTGATATACGCTTTCCTGTAAGAGCAAATAAAGGACAAAAAGCACAATTAGTATTCTATATAGATTATCAATATGGATATTTTTCATATGAAATCATTACAGATATGACTTCAAAGATTAATGAAGTTCGATATGATAGTATTTATGATTATACAGCTATTGAGTCAGATATAGAAAATAATATTTATAGATTTGGATCAAGTATTGAAAACCAGAATACGTCTAACTTACAAAAACTTAATAGTGTTGGAGAAGTACTAATAAACAAGAATTTCTCCTTAGGTACTGTAGATGAATTCGGAAATAACTTAAAAGTAGATGAAACATCGGGGAATGTCATATTGGTATTACAGAATCCAAATAATGCCAGTTCATTTACTTATGATAATAATGAACATTCTTTAATGGCAGATTCTAAATCTGTTATAGTTTACTTGGATAATGAATTAAACTTACTCAATTATTCAACATCTACTGGAAGTAGCCAAGACATCTCGGTAACTACTTTTGATGGTTTAGGTTACTATGCAGAGTATGAACATAATGATGATATTATTTATATACATCGATTAGATACTGAGAAGGTTGAGGAAGTGACCTTCTTGACGGTTAATCAAATAGGCTCATATTATCTTATTACTTTGACCGCTGATAAACAAGGTTTATTATATCTATCCGGTGAATTTATTAGCAAAGGTATCTCAACAGAAGAGGGAGAATTGGAAGCTTTTAAAAATAGAGAGGTAAATTCTCCTTTGATAGCTATTAATTCTAGTGATGGTTCTGTTAAGTGGGCTAAATCTTTAATAAGTGGTCAATCAGGAGGGGGAACAGGTTGGCCAACAGGGTTTCAGGCAGGTGATAATTCTGTTTATATAACAGGCTGGATTTACTCTAATGATACTTTATTTGAAGGCCATTTAATTCCGAAAGATGAAGGTGTAGAGGCAGGTGATTTTTCAAATTTTGTAATAAAAATAGATAGTGAAGGTATCCCAGTTTGGAGTGAATTTTTACCTTATGACCACAAGTATGGTTATAATTATGGTTACACTAGGTTATTAGTTGATGATGAAAACTTATATTATTTATTAGATATTAGATCTGATGTTGTTACATCCGGTCAAGAAAGTATTTATACAACATCTACTAAAGAAATGTATAACGCTTTGATAAAGTATTCTAAAGACGGTAATAGAGAGAAAGTGACACCTTTACGACCAGTTTTTTATAGTTTAAAGGATATGGTAAAAGTGAATGATCAAGTGATTATTTCTGGTGGAATTACTTTTGAAAATAGATACCTTAATTATCAGGATCATAAATATTTACATAAAGAAGAGGAAAAACTCAATTATACTTTATTTATAGAAGATGAATATTCTTTTACACCAGAGCCCAACGATCATCTCAATGAGGTAACATGGGAAATTGATATGCAACCATTAATTGAAGCATTATTATTTGAGCCAGATAAAGATACTTTATCCATCAATATAAATGGAGTATCGGTGTCATTAAGTAGAGATGTTTATAGCCACAAAGGTAATGGTATTTATACTTTTGTCTATAATTTCGAAAAGGGTGATATCACATATGAATTGTTAGTGAATGGGGATAAAGAAGATGTGTCATTAAATAGATCTCATACTGTCAGTGAAGGTGAAAATTTAATAAATGTAACGTATCAGTTTTCAAACTATCAAGAATTCCAAGATGAACATTTAGTTATAGAAAATATAGATGAAGAGGTTATTGAGATAAGAGTAGATGAAACATTATTTTCAAGTTTAACAGGTTTAGATAAGAAGTTTATTCTAATACAAGCGAATGGAGAATCTATTCCAGATTATGTAATTTTTGATGAAGAGACATTAACGATTACTATTGACGTTACAAAGCTTCCTTCAGGAACAAGGGTAAAAGCAATTGAAGAACTTGATTTAATATTGGTAGGAAGTGATGAGTTACAAAATACAGTTGCTGTAGCAATTATCCTTTCTTTAGAGGATTATTTGGATGAGATAGATGGTGATATAACTTCATTGGATAATGATCTGAAAAACCAAATAAAGGTGTTTCCAACCAAAACGGAAGGAGTTATTCATATTCAAACGACTTTAACTTCTTATAATGTATCAGTCTATGATATCAATGGTAAATTATTATTTACTGAATCTTCAAAAGAAAATATGTCAATTAAAACGGATGGTTTTTCAAGTGGGTTGTTGATAGTAAAAATCAGCTCAAATTCAGGTTCTTATAACTATAAAGTCATTAATTAA